The following is a genomic window from Collimonas fungivorans Ter331.
TCACACTCAAAAGATAAATAGGGATATCAAGCCTGATGGTTTTCAGCGAAGACTCGCGAGTCAAAATACCTTGCATTCTGCATTTGGTGCGGCTTGGCTACAGTTATCTTTCCTTGAAAGATGTTGCTTGGGATGAAAAAACCAACATCTTCCCGGACCTTTTTCGCACAGCTATCGCCCGGATCAACCCAGCCATTGACGATAGCAACATCGATCGCCTGTTAATCGAAGTCAAACTCCTGCTCGATAACGAAGATCTTGGTAAGGCCTTCTACGAAAAGTTTACGGAGCGCTCAGGTATCCGGTTGATCGACTTTGAGAACTTTGACAATAACAGCTTCCATGTTGTTACTGAGTTGACCTGCAAAAATGGGGACGATGAGTTTCGGCCCGATATCACGTTGCTCATCAATGGCATGCCACTGGCGTTTATTGAGGTTAAGAAGCCCAATAACCGTGAAGGCGTTTTGGCCGAGCGTAACCGTATCATTACACGCAGCAGGAACCCTCGTTTCCGTCGTTTCATCAACATTACGCAGTTGATGGTCTTCTCCAACAACATGGAATACGACGATGGCTCGCCGCAGCCCATCGAAGGCGCATTTTATGCCAGCCCGTCTTATGATGCGCCAGTGTTCAACTATTTCCGCGAAGAAGAATCGCTGGATCTCGCAAACCTGCTGGCTGACGAGGATGACGCCGCTGAGAACGAAGTGCTGCGCGACAACAATCTGAACGTCATCAAGCACAGCCCCGAGTTTATCAGCAACAAATCGCCCGATGCGCCGACGAACCGCATCTGTACTTCACTGTTTAGCCGCGGTCGGCTGGCCTTCTTACTGCGATTCGCGCTAGCCTATGTGAATGAGACCGATGGGCTGCAAAAGCACATCATGCGTTACCCGCAGCTCTTCGCTACTAAAGCAATCGAGCGTAAGCTTGATGATGGCGTGCGTAAAGGCATCATTTGGCACACCCAGGGCAGCGGCAAGACCGCGCTGGCCTACTACAACACCCGCTTTCTGACGGATTACTTTCAGCGAAAGGGCGTTGTCCCAAAGTTCTATTTCATCGTTGACCGACTCGATCTACTTAGCCAGGCGCAGCGCGAATTTACCGGGCGCGGGTTGATCGTGCACACCATTGACAGCCGCGAAGCCTTCGCCCGCGATATCAAGACCACACAGGTGCTGCACAACAACACCGGCAAGCATGAAATTACCGTGGTCAACATTCAGAAATTTCAGGATGACCCGGACGTGGTGCGTACCGAGGATTACGACGTCAGCATCCAACGCATCTATTTTCTCGACGAGGTGCACCGCAGCTACAACCCGCAGGGCAGTTTTCTTGCTAACCTCAGCCAATCCGACCGCAATGCTATCAAGATCGGACTTACCGGCACGCCACTGCTCGGGGATGATTACAATTCCCGTGTGCTGTTTGGCGACTACATCCACAAGTATTACTACAACGCGTCAATCGCCGACGGCTATACTCTGCGCCTGATCCGCGAAGAGATTGCAACGAACTACAAGCTCACTTTGCAAGAGGCGCTCGCTGCCGTGGAGTTGCAGCAAGGGGATATTGACCGAAAGCTCATTTACGCACACCCGAAATTTGTCGAACCAATGCTCGATTACATCGTGCGTGATTTTGAGAAGAGTCGCAGTGCGCTGGGCGATGTCAGCATCGGCGGCATGGTCATCTGCGACAGCGCCGAGCAGGCTCGCCAGATGTTCGAGATTTTTAACGCGGTCTATGCGGTCCAGCCCACATCAGTTTATGCTGTGCAAGACTCCACGCAAGCATTGATCGCTGCCGCGAAGCCCGAGAGCTATGCTGCTCGCGCACTGTTGGAGAACCGTGCAAAGAGTGCGGCGCTGATTTTGCACGACGTGGGCAGTAAGGAAGAGCGCAAGCAATGGGTCGAAGACTTCAAGACTGGCAAGATCGACCTGCTATTCGTCTACAATATGTTACTCACTGGCTTTGATGCCAAGCGTCTGAAGAAGCTCTACCTCGGGAGAGTAATCCGTTCGCATAATCTGCTGCA
Proteins encoded in this region:
- a CDS encoding type I restriction endonuclease subunit R codes for the protein MVFSEDSRVKIPCILHLVRLGYSYLSLKDVAWDEKTNIFPDLFRTAIARINPAIDDSNIDRLLIEVKLLLDNEDLGKAFYEKFTERSGIRLIDFENFDNNSFHVVTELTCKNGDDEFRPDITLLINGMPLAFIEVKKPNNREGVLAERNRIITRSRNPRFRRFINITQLMVFSNNMEYDDGSPQPIEGAFYASPSYDAPVFNYFREEESLDLANLLADEDDAAENEVLRDNNLNVIKHSPEFISNKSPDAPTNRICTSLFSRGRLAFLLRFALAYVNETDGLQKHIMRYPQLFATKAIERKLDDGVRKGIIWHTQGSGKTALAYYNTRFLTDYFQRKGVVPKFYFIVDRLDLLSQAQREFTGRGLIVHTIDSREAFARDIKTTQVLHNNTGKHEITVVNIQKFQDDPDVVRTEDYDVSIQRIYFLDEVHRSYNPQGSFLANLSQSDRNAIKIGLTGTPLLGDDYNSRVLFGDYIHKYYYNASIADGYTLRLIREEIATNYKLTLQEALAAVELQQGDIDRKLIYAHPKFVEPMLDYIVRDFEKSRSALGDVSIGGMVICDSAEQARQMFEIFNAVYAVQPTSVYAVQDSTQALIAAAKPESYAARALLENRAKSAALILHDVGSKEERKQWVEDFKTGKIDLLFVYNMLLTGFDAKRLKKLYLGRVIRSHNLLQALTRVNRTYKDFRYGYVVDFADIRKEFDVTNKAYFDELQAELGDEVEHYSNLFKSAEEIAQEIEAIKDILFSFDIENAEVFSQQISQIQDRATVLALKKALADARNLYNLIRLQGENTLLQQLDFQKLNQLYRETCNHLDLLNLKENIESSTSTNNLLNIALEDVLFMFTKVKEEELVLADKLKSTLRQTREALADNFDQQDPKFITLKEELERLFKKKKLNEVSQVEMTANIGALSAIYDKVKELNRQNNQLRAKYRGDNKYTRIHKRLQERSTVTQTERRLFEALFGVKQQADEQVLQNTQLLANESYFERMMMPIVLGEFETRQKVHLNLDAADTINHLVVTEYMNEFALGSRTGVRSW